A genome region from Streptomyces antimycoticus includes the following:
- a CDS encoding transglycosylase domain-containing protein translates to MSEHRRKSPQPQGGGRAAARRAGQQSSGRRAAPTHNAAAGSDATPQGEERPYGGRAAARRAAQRSGGRRRGADPGAGGAGHGGRGGGRRGAGGGRGHGSGGDGHPGKKRFIDYPRGGRSGFRRWVPSWKLVTGTFIFFFAVLLGAVGIGLWLVQVPTAQAASQTQKNVYYWADGKQMVVSGGGDLNRQIVPLSKIPKSMQNAVISAENASFYDDSGVDPMGIARAVVNMARGGATQSGSTITQQFVKNTYLDQSQTLTRKVKELFISIKVGATKDKDYILGSYLNTAYYGRGAYGCQAAARAYYDRDCSALTPSQSAFLASTLNGPNLYDPNGGYGAAATKEANTKRAKQRWEWILRREVAVHRLSRTEAQEWIGKGFPMPQDPKVATNKQGQIGYLTDLADNYIIANTGISKSKLDKGGYQIHTTFDRKKISELTRAVEKVTKENIKPKQREEDKYVQFGGASVEPKTGKILAIYGGKNALEHYRNNADYTGVQVGSTFKPFVMAAAMTNGVRDPKGTREQPDSERTLVSPSSVYNGDNKVTLRDYDGTVWHDKDGKEWHQRNDGDEDKGPISLRTAMQYSVNTPFIQLGMDVGTDKVRDAALAAGLSKEQLASITPTFSLGTSAPSAIRLAGAYATFAASGEQADPYSVERVEDKNGPVYDHKQDAQLKRAFDSNVANNVTGVLENVVEHGTGTSAKIGRPAAGKTGTTDENKSAWFSGYTPQLSTAIGMWRVNDQAKSQKFLSMRGVGGQKTIHGASFPAEIWADYMRGALQGKPVKDFPAATPIGEKVFGEDASPSPTQTTEKPSESPSESPSESPSESPSESPSGSPTPTGTCDPLDFDCNDNGGNQNGGQNGGQNGGPGGPTTSPTSDPPGGPGGIFGGPTGARRED, encoded by the coding sequence ATGAGCGAGCACCGTCGCAAGTCGCCGCAGCCCCAAGGCGGCGGACGAGCAGCGGCCCGGCGAGCCGGACAGCAGTCGTCCGGCCGCCGCGCAGCACCGACGCACAACGCCGCAGCCGGGTCGGACGCCACCCCCCAGGGGGAAGAGCGTCCTTACGGCGGCCGCGCGGCGGCCCGCCGCGCCGCACAACGCAGCGGCGGCCGTAGACGAGGAGCCGATCCGGGTGCGGGCGGCGCGGGCCACGGCGGTCGCGGTGGCGGCCGGCGGGGAGCCGGCGGCGGCCGCGGACATGGCTCGGGGGGCGATGGGCACCCCGGCAAGAAGCGCTTTATTGACTATCCGCGTGGGGGAAGGTCGGGTTTTCGGCGCTGGGTTCCGTCCTGGAAGCTGGTGACGGGAACCTTCATCTTCTTCTTCGCGGTGCTGCTCGGTGCCGTCGGCATAGGGCTGTGGCTGGTGCAGGTGCCGACCGCCCAGGCCGCGTCCCAGACCCAGAAGAACGTCTACTACTGGGCGGACGGCAAGCAGATGGTGGTCTCCGGCGGTGGTGACCTCAACCGTCAGATCGTCCCCCTCAGCAAGATCCCCAAGTCGATGCAGAACGCGGTGATCTCCGCGGAGAACGCCAGCTTCTACGACGACAGCGGCGTCGACCCGATGGGTATCGCCCGCGCGGTCGTCAACATGGCGCGGGGCGGCGCGACCCAGAGTGGGTCGACCATCACCCAGCAGTTCGTGAAGAACACCTACCTGGACCAGTCGCAGACGCTCACGCGCAAGGTCAAGGAGCTGTTCATCTCCATAAAGGTGGGCGCGACCAAGGACAAGGACTACATCCTCGGGAGCTACCTGAACACCGCCTACTACGGACGTGGTGCCTACGGCTGCCAGGCGGCGGCCCGCGCGTACTACGACCGTGACTGCTCGGCCCTGACGCCCAGCCAGAGCGCCTTCCTGGCCTCGACGCTGAACGGCCCCAACCTCTACGACCCGAACGGCGGCTACGGCGCCGCGGCCACCAAGGAGGCCAACACCAAGCGGGCCAAGCAGCGCTGGGAGTGGATCCTGCGGCGTGAGGTCGCCGTGCACAGGTTGAGCAGGACCGAGGCCCAGGAGTGGATCGGCAAGGGTTTCCCGATGCCGCAGGACCCGAAGGTGGCCACGAACAAGCAGGGCCAGATCGGCTACCTCACCGACCTCGCCGACAACTACATCATCGCCAACACCGGCATCAGCAAGTCGAAGCTGGACAAGGGTGGCTATCAGATCCATACCACCTTCGACCGGAAAAAGATCAGTGAGCTGACCCGGGCGGTCGAGAAGGTCACCAAGGAGAACATCAAGCCGAAACAGCGCGAGGAGGACAAGTACGTCCAGTTCGGCGGCGCCTCGGTGGAGCCCAAGACGGGCAAGATCCTGGCCATCTACGGCGGCAAGAACGCGCTGGAGCACTACCGCAACAACGCCGACTACACCGGTGTCCAGGTGGGCTCGACCTTCAAACCCTTCGTGATGGCCGCCGCGATGACCAACGGCGTCCGTGACCCGAAGGGCACACGGGAGCAACCCGACTCCGAGCGCACCCTGGTCTCGCCGAGCAGTGTCTACAACGGCGACAACAAGGTGACCCTGCGGGACTACGACGGAACCGTCTGGCACGACAAGGACGGCAAGGAGTGGCACCAGCGGAACGACGGTGACGAGGACAAGGGTCCGATCAGCCTGCGCACCGCGATGCAGTACTCGGTGAACACCCCGTTCATCCAGCTGGGCATGGACGTCGGCACTGACAAGGTGCGGGACGCGGCCCTGGCCGCGGGCCTCAGCAAGGAGCAGCTGGCCTCGATCACCCCGACGTTCTCGCTCGGCACCTCCGCACCCAGCGCCATCCGGCTCGCCGGGGCGTACGCCACCTTCGCGGCCAGCGGCGAGCAGGCCGACCCGTACTCGGTGGAGCGGGTCGAGGACAAGAACGGCCCCGTCTACGACCACAAGCAGGACGCCCAGCTCAAGCGGGCGTTCGACTCGAACGTGGCGAACAACGTCACCGGTGTCCTGGAGAACGTGGTCGAGCACGGCACCGGCACCTCGGCGAAGATCGGCCGGCCGGCGGCGGGCAAGACCGGAACCACCGACGAGAACAAGTCGGCCTGGTTCTCCGGCTACACCCCGCAGCTGTCCACCGCGATCGGCATGTGGCGGGTGAACGACCAGGCCAAGAGCCAGAAGTTCCTGTCCATGCGCGGTGTGGGCGGTCAGAAGACGATCCACGGTGCGTCGTTCCCGGCCGAGATCTGGGCCGACTACATGCGCGGTGCCCTGCAGGGCAAGCCCGTCAAGGACTTCCCCGCGGCCACCCCGATCGGCGAGAAGGTCTTCGGCGAGGACGCGAGCCCGAGCCCGACCCAGACGACGGAAAAGCCTTCCGAGTCCCCGTCGGAGAGCCCTTCGGAATCCCCGTCGGAGTCGCCCTCGGAGTCGCCGTCCGGCAGCCCGACGCCGACGGGCACCTGTGACCCGCTGGACTTCGACTGCAACGACAACGGCGGTAACCAGAACGGCGGCCAGAACGGAGGCCAGAACGGCGGTCCGGGCGGTCCGACCACCTCGCCGACCTCGGATCCGCCGGGCGGTCCCGGAGGCATCTTCGGCGGCCCGACCGGGGCCCGACGGGAGGACTAG
- a CDS encoding MFS transporter, whose translation MPVVRDLRVLLQLRDFRRLLAIRLLSQAADGVYQVALATYVVFSPEKQTSPAAIASAMAVLLLPYSLLGPFAGVLLDRWRRRQVLLYGNLLRSGLATGTAVLVLGQVPEWLFYVSALSVTAVNRFVLAGLSAALPRVVDSQERLVMANSLSPTAGTLAATAGGSLAFIVRLSGPGGTSSDALVVLMGAVLYLIAGLTALSMAPGLLGPDPAALQPRLPAALMSTARGLVAGVRHLLERRDPTVALAAMTLMRFCYGALTVTVLMLCRYAWADTESEGLALLGLAVGVSGAGFFAAAVITPWAVARLRRPASSRPDGRLSWVMVCAGSAALLEPGLGLPFEPAPMLIAAFVLGLVTQGAKIATDTVVQSAIADDFRGRIFSLYDVLFNVAFVGAAAVAAVILPPDGRSAPLLICVALLYAATALLVRFHVKHDRDHAQRVDVSRETGGTQPSD comes from the coding sequence ATGCCTGTTGTGCGTGATCTCCGCGTACTGCTGCAACTGCGTGACTTCCGGCGCCTTCTGGCCATCCGCCTGCTGTCCCAGGCGGCCGACGGCGTCTACCAGGTCGCACTCGCCACCTATGTGGTCTTCTCCCCGGAGAAGCAGACCTCCCCCGCGGCCATCGCCTCCGCCATGGCCGTTCTGCTGCTCCCCTACTCCCTGCTCGGCCCCTTCGCCGGGGTGCTGCTGGACCGCTGGCGCCGGCGGCAGGTGCTGCTCTACGGCAATCTGCTGCGCTCGGGACTGGCCACCGGAACCGCCGTACTGGTCCTCGGTCAGGTGCCGGAGTGGCTCTTCTACGTCTCGGCCCTGTCGGTGACGGCCGTCAACCGCTTTGTGCTGGCCGGTCTTTCGGCGGCCCTGCCGCGGGTCGTCGACAGCCAGGAACGTCTGGTCATGGCCAACTCGCTCTCGCCCACCGCCGGAACGCTCGCCGCCACGGCCGGAGGCAGCCTCGCCTTCATCGTCCGGCTGTCGGGCCCGGGAGGCACCTCGTCGGACGCGCTGGTCGTCCTGATGGGCGCCGTGCTCTATCTCATCGCCGGGCTCACCGCCCTGTCGATGGCACCAGGCCTACTGGGGCCGGATCCCGCGGCCCTTCAGCCCCGCCTCCCCGCGGCCCTGATGAGCACCGCGCGCGGCCTGGTCGCGGGGGTACGCCATCTACTGGAGCGCAGGGACCCCACCGTGGCGCTGGCCGCGATGACGCTGATGCGCTTCTGCTACGGCGCGCTCACGGTGACGGTGCTGATGCTCTGCCGCTACGCATGGGCCGATACCGAGTCCGAGGGGCTCGCGCTCTTGGGACTGGCCGTCGGCGTCTCGGGCGCGGGCTTCTTCGCGGCGGCGGTGATCACGCCATGGGCGGTGGCCCGGCTCAGGAGGCCTGCGTCCTCCCGCCCGGACGGCCGACTCTCCTGGGTGATGGTGTGTGCGGGAAGCGCGGCCCTTCTGGAGCCGGGGCTCGGGCTGCCCTTCGAGCCCGCCCCCATGCTGATCGCCGCGTTCGTCCTCGGGCTCGTCACCCAGGGCGCGAAGATCGCCACCGACACCGTGGTGCAGTCCGCCATCGCCGATGACTTCCGCGGCCGGATCTTCTCCCTCTATGACGTGCTGTTCAACGTCGCCTTCGTGGGAGCCGCGGCGGTCGCCGCGGTGATACTGCCACCGGACGGCAGATCGGCCCCGCTGCTGATCTGTGTGGCACTGCTCTACGCGGCCACCGCGCTGCTGGTCAGGTTTCACGTGAAACATGACCGGGACCACGCCCAGCGGGTCGATGTTTCACGTGAAACCGGAGGCACTCAGCCCTCCGACTGA
- a CDS encoding CCA tRNA nucleotidyltransferase: MPNANNDSRPPQPTNELSQVQRRAVGELLRVSPVADDLARRFQQAGFRLALVGGSVRDALLGRLGNDLDFTTDARPDEVLKIVRPWADAVWDVGIAFGTVGCRKDMAAGSGSDQSFQIEITTYRSEAYDRTSRKPEVSYGDSIEEDLVRRDFTVNAMAVALPQKEFIDPHHGLEDLAARVLRTPGTPEESFSDDPLRMMRAARFAAQLDFEVAPEVVAAMTSMADRIDIVSAERVRDELNKLILADHPRKGLRLLVETGLADRVLPELPALRLERDEHHRHKDVYEHSLTVLDQAIDLETEGPDLVLRLAALLHDIGKPKTRRFEKDGRVSFHHHEVVGAKMTKFRMTKLKYSNELIKDVSRLVELHLRFHGYGTGEWTDSAVRRYVRDAGPLLDRLHKLTRSDCTTRNKRKATALSRAYDGLEERIARLQEQEELDSIRPDLDGNEIMKILGIPPGPQVGKAYKHLLEMRLEHGPMERDTAIATLQEWWDAQSEG, from the coding sequence GTGCCGAACGCCAACAATGACAGCCGACCCCCGCAGCCGACCAATGAGCTCAGCCAGGTGCAGCGCCGCGCCGTGGGCGAGCTCCTGCGGGTCTCTCCCGTCGCCGACGATCTTGCCCGTCGCTTCCAGCAGGCCGGTTTCCGCCTGGCCCTGGTCGGCGGCTCGGTACGGGACGCGCTGCTCGGCCGGCTCGGTAACGATCTGGACTTCACGACGGACGCACGGCCGGACGAGGTACTGAAGATCGTACGGCCGTGGGCGGACGCGGTGTGGGATGTCGGCATCGCCTTCGGCACCGTCGGCTGTCGTAAGGACATGGCCGCAGGAAGCGGGTCGGACCAGAGCTTCCAGATTGAAATCACGACTTATCGGTCAGAAGCCTATGACCGGACATCCCGGAAGCCCGAGGTGTCGTACGGCGACTCCATCGAGGAGGACCTGGTCCGTCGGGACTTCACGGTCAACGCGATGGCGGTGGCGCTTCCGCAGAAGGAGTTCATCGACCCGCACCACGGTCTGGAGGATCTCGCCGCCCGGGTGCTGCGCACCCCCGGGACGCCCGAGGAGTCCTTCTCCGACGATCCGCTGCGGATGATGCGTGCCGCGCGCTTCGCCGCGCAGCTGGACTTCGAGGTGGCCCCCGAGGTGGTCGCCGCGATGACGTCGATGGCCGACCGTATCGACATCGTCTCGGCCGAGCGGGTACGTGATGAGCTCAACAAGCTCATCCTGGCCGACCACCCCCGTAAGGGGCTGCGGCTGCTGGTGGAGACCGGGCTCGCCGACCGCGTCCTGCCGGAGCTCCCGGCGCTGCGCCTGGAGCGTGATGAGCACCACCGCCACAAGGATGTGTACGAGCATTCGCTGACGGTGCTGGACCAGGCCATCGACCTGGAGACCGAGGGACCCGATCTGGTGCTGCGGCTGGCCGCGCTGCTGCATGACATCGGTAAGCCCAAGACGCGCCGCTTCGAGAAGGACGGTCGGGTCTCCTTCCATCACCACGAGGTGGTGGGAGCCAAGATGACCAAATTCCGGATGACGAAGCTCAAGTACTCCAATGAGCTGATCAAGGACGTCTCACGCCTTGTCGAGCTGCATCTGCGCTTCCACGGCTATGGCACGGGGGAATGGACCGACTCCGCCGTCCGCCGCTATGTCCGTGACGCCGGGCCGCTGCTGGACCGGCTGCACAAGCTGACCCGCTCGGACTGCACCACCCGTAACAAGAGGAAGGCGACGGCGCTCTCGCGGGCGTACGACGGCCTCGAGGAGCGCATCGCCCGGCTGCAGGAGCAGGAGGAGCTGGACTCGATCCGCCCGGATCTGGACGGCAACGAGATCATGAAGATCCTCGGTATTCCCCCGGGGCCGCAGGTCGGCAAGGCGTACAAGCATCTGCTGGAGATGCGGCTGGAGCACGGCCCGATGGAGCGGGACACCGCGATCGCCACGCTCCAGGAGTGGTGGGACGCTCAGTCGGAGGGCTGA
- a CDS encoding PadR family transcriptional regulator, which translates to MSRRSGVLEFAVLGLLRESPMHGYELRKRLNTSLGVFRAFSYGSLYPCLKTLVTNGWLIEESGSTSQDALAAPLSGRRAKIVYRLTAAGKERFEELLTHTGPDAWEDEHFGVRFAFFGQTSRDVRMRVLEGRRSRLEERLDKMRAALARTRERLDDYTLELQRHGMESVEREVRWLNELIESERAGRDQRDGAAGQDRAIERDEDRPPHQEQDQSGDADGLPRHRGGSRPDPSE; encoded by the coding sequence ATGAGCAGACGCTCCGGCGTCCTGGAGTTCGCCGTCCTCGGCCTGCTGCGCGAGTCCCCGATGCACGGATACGAGCTGCGCAAGCGGCTCAACACGTCACTCGGGGTGTTCCGGGCGTTCAGCTACGGCAGTCTCTATCCCTGCCTCAAGACGCTGGTCACCAACGGCTGGTTGATCGAGGAATCCGGCAGCACCTCCCAGGACGCCCTCGCGGCGCCCCTCTCCGGCCGCCGGGCCAAGATCGTCTACCGGCTCACGGCGGCGGGGAAGGAGCGGTTCGAGGAGCTGCTCACCCACACCGGGCCGGACGCCTGGGAGGACGAACACTTCGGCGTCCGTTTCGCCTTCTTCGGCCAGACCTCACGAGACGTTCGGATGCGAGTGCTCGAAGGGCGGCGCAGCCGCCTGGAGGAGCGCCTGGACAAGATGCGCGCCGCCCTGGCCCGCACCCGCGAGCGGCTGGACGACTACACCCTCGAGCTGCAGCGGCACGGGATGGAGTCGGTGGAGCGCGAGGTCCGCTGGCTGAACGAGCTGATCGAGAGCGAGCGGGCCGGGCGCGACCAGCGCGACGGCGCCGCCGGGCAGGACCGGGCGATCGAGCGGGATGAGGACCGGCCGCCACACCAGGAGCAGGACCAGTCAGGAGATGCGGACGGCCTGCCCCGGCACCGGGGTGGATCCCGGCCGGATCCGTCCGAATGA
- a CDS encoding DUF6049 family protein, translating to MADAADLRGTTSAHARRWLRRTAALLAAAPMLAGLTQIPAAPAAHAESKATGSRSVDVSITSLTPTAPKQSDTLTVSGTVTNDTKSTVSGAQVGLRVGPTMNGRSAIDTAAHRTGYTEGLDGTEVDDKYAKKIGKLSAGTSRDFSLSIPVDQLHLGENGVYQLGVSLTGGTSSQPWPQVLGIERTFLPWQSGTARKKSQLTYLWPLISATHVTARTDNDEDRTPIFRDDRLAKELAPGGRLQQMVALGKNLPITWVIDPDLLATVDAMTKKYEVQNPSGKGTTAGRGQTVAKQWLDALQKAVDGKQVVALPFADPDLASLAHRGKNVTGTLSHLQGATELASTTVETILGVRPRTDFAWPVDGAIDSSIVDVATSGGAHNVIARSDSLRETGGLSYTPTAARQIGGGNTAVVADARLSTAFTGDMSKAENSTLAIQTFLAQSQMFNLQAPDKQRSIVVAPQRTPTTSQAQAMAAALESLSGQWTQPLSLGQAAKAKPDPRATQRVPSSRSYPRSLRARELPTEAFDKIQETQKTLDNFEPILTAKYRVVTPFGNAIRREMSTSWRSEAHNAAGFRHDVQTYLSGLTKKVRLVPKTDMTLSGRSATVPVTLQNNLVQGVELRLVLRSQQGNRLAISDPQLVNVEGGHSQSVKFGTTANANGPVWVSAQLYTPDGQPYGREMLFEVNVTEITSTVILVIAGGVLLLVLAGVRIYVQRKRAAARSGEDGGDGEDAEMAHGQDDEGDSEAPETDRRDPAHALVPEQPSDPAADTGSQSAGPSGSGEKVER from the coding sequence GTGGCCGATGCGGCAGACCTCCGGGGGACAACTTCCGCTCACGCCCGGCGATGGTTGCGGCGCACAGCGGCCCTGCTCGCCGCGGCGCCGATGCTCGCGGGCCTGACGCAGATTCCGGCGGCACCCGCCGCCCATGCGGAGAGCAAGGCCACCGGCTCACGGTCGGTGGACGTCTCCATCACCTCGCTGACCCCCACCGCGCCGAAGCAGAGCGACACCCTGACCGTCAGCGGCACCGTCACCAACGACACCAAGAGCACGGTCTCGGGAGCCCAGGTGGGCCTCCGCGTCGGTCCGACCATGAACGGCCGCAGCGCGATCGACACCGCCGCCCACCGCACCGGCTATACGGAGGGCCTCGACGGCACCGAGGTGGACGACAAATACGCCAAGAAGATCGGCAAGCTGTCGGCCGGCACCAGCCGTGACTTCTCCCTCTCCATACCGGTGGACCAGTTGCACCTGGGGGAGAACGGCGTCTATCAGCTCGGCGTGTCGCTCACCGGTGGCACCTCCAGTCAGCCCTGGCCGCAGGTGCTGGGCATCGAGCGGACTTTCCTGCCCTGGCAGTCGGGCACGGCCAGGAAGAAGTCCCAGCTCACCTATCTGTGGCCGCTGATCTCCGCCACCCATGTGACCGCGCGCACGGACAACGACGAGGACCGCACCCCGATCTTCCGGGACGACCGCCTCGCCAAGGAGCTGGCCCCCGGCGGCCGGCTGCAGCAGATGGTCGCCCTGGGGAAGAACCTCCCCATCACCTGGGTGATCGACCCCGACCTGCTCGCCACGGTCGACGCGATGACCAAGAAGTACGAGGTCCAGAACCCCTCGGGCAAGGGCACCACGGCGGGCCGCGGCCAGACCGTCGCCAAGCAGTGGCTCGACGCCCTGCAGAAGGCCGTGGACGGCAAGCAGGTGGTCGCGCTGCCGTTCGCCGACCCTGACCTCGCCTCGCTCGCCCACCGCGGTAAGAACGTCACCGGCACCCTCAGCCACCTCCAGGGCGCCACCGAGCTCGCCTCGACCACCGTGGAGACCATCCTCGGGGTGCGGCCGCGCACGGACTTCGCCTGGCCCGTGGACGGCGCGATCGACTCCTCGATCGTGGACGTCGCCACCTCCGGGGGCGCGCACAACGTCATCGCCCGAAGCGACAGCCTGCGCGAGACCGGCGGGCTCTCCTACACCCCCACCGCGGCCCGCCAGATCGGCGGCGGCAATACGGCGGTGGTCGCCGACGCACGGCTGTCGACGGCCTTCACCGGCGACATGTCCAAGGCGGAGAACTCCACCCTCGCCATCCAGACCTTCCTGGCCCAGAGCCAGATGTTCAACCTGCAGGCGCCGGACAAGCAGCGCAGCATCGTGGTCGCCCCCCAGCGGACGCCCACCACCAGCCAGGCGCAGGCGATGGCGGCGGCCCTGGAGAGCCTCTCCGGGCAGTGGACGCAGCCGCTGAGCCTGGGACAGGCCGCGAAGGCGAAGCCCGACCCGAGGGCCACCCAGCGGGTGCCGAGCTCCCGCTCGTACCCCCGGTCGCTGCGCGCGCGGGAACTGCCCACCGAGGCGTTCGACAAGATCCAGGAGACCCAGAAGACCCTGGACAATTTCGAGCCGATTCTTACCGCCAAGTACCGGGTGGTCACTCCCTTCGGGAACGCGATCAGGCGCGAGATGTCGACCTCATGGCGCAGCGAGGCGCACAACGCGGCCGGCTTCCGGCACGACGTGCAGACCTATCTGTCCGGGCTCACCAAGAAGGTGCGCCTGGTCCCCAAGACGGACATGACCCTCTCCGGGCGGAGCGCGACCGTCCCGGTGACCCTGCAGAACAACCTGGTGCAGGGTGTCGAGCTGCGGCTCGTCCTCCGCTCCCAGCAGGGCAACCGACTGGCGATCAGCGACCCTCAGCTGGTCAATGTGGAGGGCGGCCACAGCCAGTCCGTGAAGTTCGGGACCACGGCCAACGCGAACGGCCCGGTGTGGGTCTCGGCCCAGCTCTACACCCCGGACGGACAGCCTTACGGCCGCGAGATGCTGTTCGAGGTGAATGTCACCGAAATCACGTCGACCGTGATTCTCGTGATCGCCGGCGGTGTGCTGCTGCTGGTCCTCGCCGGTGTCCGGATCTACGTCCAGCGCAAGCGCGCGGCCGCCAGGAGCGGTGAGGACGGCGGAGACGGGGAAGACGCCGAGATGGCGCACGGGCAGGATGATGAGGGCGACAGCGAGGCGCCGGAGACCGACCGGCGTGACCCCGCTCACGCCCTCGTGCCCGAGCAGCCGAGTGACCCGGCGGCGGACACCGGATCGCAAAGCGCTGGCCCGTCCGGCTCGGGTGAGAAAGTGGAGCGTTGA
- a CDS encoding inositol-3-phosphate synthase, with protein MGSVRVAIVGVGNCAASLVQGVEYYKDADPDTRVPGLMHVQFGDYHVNDVEFVAAFDVDAKKVGLDLADAIGASENNTIKICDVPTAGVTVQRGHTLDGLGKYYRQTIDESDETPVDVVQVLKDKQVDVLVCYLPVGSEDAAKYYAQCAIDAKVAFVNALPVFIAGTKEWADKFTEAGVPIVGDDIKSQVGATITHRVMAKLFEDRGVILDRTMQLNVGGNMDFKNMLERERLESKKISKTQAVTSQIPDRDLGADNVHIGPSDFVAWLDDRKWAYVRLEGRAFGDVPLNLEYKLEVWDSPNSAGVIIDALRAAKIAKDRGIGGPILSASSYFMKSPPVQYFDNEAQENVEKFIKGEVER; from the coding sequence ATGGGTTCGGTTCGTGTAGCCATCGTCGGCGTGGGCAACTGCGCCGCCTCGCTGGTACAGGGCGTCGAGTACTACAAGGACGCCGACCCGGACACCCGCGTGCCGGGTCTGATGCACGTGCAGTTCGGCGACTACCACGTGAACGACGTGGAGTTCGTGGCCGCCTTCGACGTGGACGCGAAGAAGGTCGGCCTGGACCTCGCGGACGCCATCGGCGCCAGCGAGAACAACACCATCAAGATCTGCGACGTGCCGACGGCCGGTGTCACGGTCCAGCGCGGCCACACGCTCGACGGACTCGGCAAGTACTACCGCCAGACCATCGACGAGTCCGACGAGACCCCGGTCGACGTCGTCCAGGTCCTCAAGGACAAGCAGGTCGACGTTCTGGTCTGCTACCTCCCGGTCGGCTCCGAGGACGCCGCCAAGTACTACGCCCAGTGCGCCATCGACGCCAAGGTCGCCTTCGTCAACGCCCTTCCGGTCTTCATCGCCGGCACCAAGGAGTGGGCGGACAAGTTCACCGAGGCCGGGGTGCCGATCGTCGGTGACGACATCAAGTCGCAGGTCGGCGCGACCATCACGCACCGCGTGATGGCCAAGCTGTTCGAGGACCGGGGCGTCATCCTGGACCGCACCATGCAGCTGAACGTCGGCGGCAACATGGACTTCAAGAACATGCTCGAGCGCGAGCGCCTGGAGTCCAAGAAGATCTCCAAGACCCAGGCCGTCACCTCGCAGATCCCCGACCGCGATCTGGGTGCCGACAACGTCCACATCGGCCCCTCGGACTTCGTGGCCTGGCTGGACGACCGCAAGTGGGCGTATGTCCGCCTGGAAGGCCGCGCGTTCGGCGATGTCCCGCTGAACCTGGAGTACAAGCTCGAGGTGTGGGACTCCCCGAACTCCGCGGGTGTCATCATCGACGCGCTGCGCGCCGCGAAGATCGCCAAGGACCGCGGCATCGGCGGCCCGATCCTCTCCGCCTCCTCGTACTTCATGAAGTCGCCGCCGGTGCAGTACTTCGACAACGAGGCGCAGGAGAACGTGGAGAAGTTCATCAAGGGCGAGGTCGAGCGCTGA